The DNA window AATCAGCAACCGGTAGTCCTGGGCAAGACCCGCCAAGGCCTCCAGCAGGGTCTCATAACCTTTTACCGGCACGAGACGCCCTACTGTTCCCAGGATGCAGACCTCGGGCCCCACTCCCAGGATGGACCTTGCCAGCCCCTCGTCCTTTAAGGCGGCATATTCTTCGGCATCCAATCCGTAGTGGATCGTGACCATCTTGGACGGGCTGATCCCTTCGGCCTCGGCCACCTTGGGTTTAAGGGCATGGCTGATGGTGATGACCTTGTCGAGCCAGCGGCCCAGGATGCCGTTTAACCTGTAAAAAACACTGGTGTTTTCATAGTTATCATAACCATGCTTGGTGGAGACGAGAATCTTGCTCCCTGTGAAAAGCGCGGCTGATATGCCATAGAGATCGCCATGGAGGAGATGGGTATGAACGATATGGGGTTTCCATTTCCTGATCAGGTAATAGATCTTCCAGATCACGGTCGGATCCAGGTGATATCTCATGTTGATCCGCAGGACCGGGATCCCGTGGGCCTTGAATTTCGAGACGAAATCCTCCATGTCATTGCCGGGTTCCACCAGGAAAACCAAAGAAATATCAAAGGTGCGGTTGAGTTCCGGCAAGAGGGTGAGGAGGTGATTCTCCGCACCGGATACCCCTTTCACCTTGATGACATGAAGAATCCTGTCACGGGCAGATTTCATGCGCTCACAGGGGACGATCAAAAATAAATTGACTCTTTTTTCCCGAGCAGGTTAGCGAGGTAACAGGCGGCAATGGCGCCGCCGATCATCTCGAAAATGATCACCTGCTCCTGGTACCAAAAGGAACTCACAAGGTGGTGTTCATGGAGAAGGCGGAAAAGCAGATCACAGAGAAAGTCACCTGCGATGCCTACCGCCATAAAGGTGTACTTCCCGCCCTTCAGTTTCCGCAAGGTGAAGGCGCTGAGAAATCTTACTGCCATAATCGAAATAGTGTCCATTCATAAATAGGCAATTTTGTTCAAGGTCAAAGAAGGCGAAGATTTTAACCATCCCGCTTTAGGGTGCCAAGCGGCAGAGGCACCATACATTGAAGTATTTCGAGGATTAAACTACTATCGGCTGAAGCCGTAAGCTTAGGGGCCAAGGGGTCGAGGGTTCAAGGGGTCAAGCGAAAAACATCTTTCTTTAAATCCCGGTTTCTCACTCGAACCCTGGGCCCCTTGAATCCTTGAACCCTACTAAAAAAACGATCCAACTAAAGTTTTCGCCTGGAAAGTCCAAGGTTCTCCCATTCACAGACTGGGACATTAAAATCTAAGTCTTACGCAGCCTGTCCGCCGCTGTTTGG is part of the Deltaproteobacteria bacterium genome and encodes:
- a CDS encoding glycosyltransferase — protein: MKSARDRILHVIKVKGVSGAENHLLTLLPELNRTFDISLVFLVEPGNDMEDFVSKFKAHGIPVLRINMRYHLDPTVIWKIYYLIRKWKPHIVHTHLLHGDLYGISAALFTGSKILVSTKHGYDNYENTSVFYRLNGILGRWLDKVITISHALKPKVAEAEGISPSKMVTIHYGLDAEEYAALKDEGLARSILGVGPEVCILGTVGRLVPVKGYETLLEALAGLAQDYRLLIMGDGPLRGALEKKCGELGISEKVVFLGFTSRVSAILSGIDLFVLPTLGEGFGLVLLEAMAHRLPIVSTNTMAVPEIVEDHHTGLLVPPRDVTALRRALETLIKDPARRRVMGEEGWKKLKNEFSVDRMVRETSDLYKDLLEKYRRGVRRN